One Nonomuraea angiospora DNA segment encodes these proteins:
- a CDS encoding SIS domain-containing protein, with product MNSELYLSDLEAKPAALRGLAAALREENPFAALPPGLTRVLFLGMGSSRYAAGVAALRLRRAGVDAYADYASAEATYPAAADTLVVPISATGSSRETLDAVERYTGGPSYLAALTNIQGSPLAERADLVVDMRAGEERGGVACRTFQHTLALLLALEAHLTGTGRDLPKLLERAAEATTDLLDRRDEWLPMTMELLDGDRGVYTVAPAERLSSAEQSALMFREGPRRPADACETGDWSHVDVYLTKTLDYRALLYPGSRYTEQAMDWVRERGSTVVTVGGEVKDARAAVRYAHDDDPDVALLTETLVAELVAGHWWSAR from the coding sequence GTGAATTCCGAGCTCTACCTGTCCGACCTGGAGGCCAAGCCGGCGGCGCTCAGGGGCCTGGCCGCCGCCCTGCGGGAGGAGAACCCGTTCGCGGCGCTCCCCCCGGGCCTGACCAGGGTGCTCTTCCTGGGCATGGGCAGCTCCCGGTACGCCGCGGGCGTGGCGGCGCTGCGCCTGCGCCGGGCGGGCGTGGACGCCTACGCCGACTACGCCTCGGCGGAGGCCACCTATCCGGCCGCCGCGGACACCCTGGTCGTCCCGATCTCGGCCACCGGTTCGAGCAGGGAGACCCTCGACGCCGTGGAACGGTACACGGGCGGGCCGTCCTACCTGGCGGCGCTCACCAACATCCAGGGCTCCCCCCTCGCCGAGCGGGCGGACCTGGTGGTCGACATGCGCGCGGGCGAGGAGCGCGGCGGCGTCGCCTGCCGTACGTTCCAGCACACCCTGGCCCTCCTCCTGGCCCTGGAGGCCCACCTCACCGGGACGGGCCGCGACCTGCCGAAGCTGCTGGAGCGGGCCGCCGAGGCCACGACGGACCTCCTGGACAGGAGGGACGAGTGGCTCCCCATGACCATGGAGCTGCTGGACGGCGACCGCGGCGTCTACACCGTCGCCCCCGCCGAGCGGCTGTCGTCGGCCGAGCAGTCGGCGCTGATGTTCCGCGAGGGCCCGCGCCGCCCCGCCGACGCGTGCGAGACGGGCGACTGGTCACACGTGGACGTCTACCTCACCAAGACCCTCGACTACCGCGCGCTGCTCTACCCCGGCTCCCGCTACACCGAGCAGGCCATGGACTGGGTGCGCGAGCGCGGCTCCACGGTGGTCACGGTGGGGGGCGAGGTGAAGGACGCCAGGGCCGCGGTCAGGTACGCGCACGACGACGACCCCGACGTCGCCCTGCTCACCGAGACGCTGGTGGCCGAGCTGGTCGCCGGGCATTGGTGGTCGGCCCGGTAG